From the Saccharomycodes ludwigii strain NBRC 1722 chromosome I, whole genome shotgun sequence genome, one window contains:
- the NBP35 gene encoding Fe-S cluster-binding ATPase (similar to Saccharomyces cerevisiae YGL091C | NBP35 | Nucleotide Binding Protein), with amino-acid sequence MTGKTKGSSDNKIDLQNYTLIKPEPEHCPGPESENAGKSDSCTGCANKTICESLPKGPDPDIPLITDNLSCIKHKILILSGKGGVGKSTFTAMLTWGLSSCSATVDNEDVDTSELLNIGCMDLDICGPSMPRMFGCHNELVHESNTGLTPVYVTENLATMSIQYMLPEDDSAIIWRGPKKNALIKKFLKDVDWSNDGDGLDYLIIDTPPGTSDEHITINNYLKESGIDGALIVTTPQEVALLDVRKEIDFCFKTGIKILGVVENMSGFVCPNCQNESRIFKPTTGGAMQLCKELNLPFMGSVPLDPRIRKCCDSGMNFIDVNPDSPATDAILDILFKLREKIEL; translated from the coding sequence atgaCTGGTAAAACTAAAGGCTCatctgataataaaattgatttgCAGAATTATACTCTAATCAAACCTGAGCCCGAGCACTGTCCAGGTCCAGAATCAGAGAACGCAGGCAAGAGTGATTCGTGTACTGGCTGTGCCAACAAAACAATTTGTGAATCCTTACCCAAAGGTCCTGATCCAGATATCCCATTAATTACAGACAATTTGTCTTGTATTAAACACaaaatattgatattaagTGGTAAAGGGGGTGTAGGAAAAAGTACTTTTACAGCCATGCTCACGTGGGGTTTAAGTTCATGTTCTGCCACTGTTGATAATGAAGACGTAGACACTAGCGAATTATTGAATATAGGTTGTATGGATCTAGATATCTGCGGCCCCTCCATGCCTAGAATGTTTGGTTGCCATAACGAATTGGTTCATGAATCTAATACAGGACTAACTCCAGTATATGTCACTGAAAATCTAGCAACAATGTCTATTCAATATATGCTCCCTGAAGATGATTCTGCTATTATATGGAGAGGCCCCAAGAAGAATgctttaattaaaaagtttttaaaagatgtAGATTGGAGTAATGATGGTGATGGGTTAGACTATTTAATCATTGACACTCCTCCAGGCACATCTGATGAACacattactattaataacTATTTAAAGGAATCCGGAATCGATGGGGCGTTAATTGTTACAACTCCACAAGAAGTAGCCTTATTAGATGTAAGAAAAGAGATTGatttttgtttcaaaaCTGGAATTAAAATACTAGGTGTTGTGGAAAACATGAGTGGGTTTGTTTGTCCTAATTGCCAAAATGAATCTAGGATTTTTAAGCCAACTACTGGGGGTGCTATGCAGTTGTGTAAAGAGTTGAATTTGCCGTTCATGGGGTCGGTTCCTTTAGACCCTAGAATAAGAAAATGCTGTGATAGTGGTATGAATTTTATAGATGTTAACCCAGATAGCCCGGCAACCGATGCCATATTAGatatactttttaaattaagGGAAAAGATAGAACTTTAA
- the NAB3 gene encoding Nab3p (similar to Saccharomyces cerevisiae YPL190C | NAB3 | Nuclear polyAdenylated RNA-Binding), with protein MSAEEQEVSNTNSDSIDNSNVDEQSGEGEEEDQQIDYSVSEQEDNDDDDAQELDQEKEDELERERDAEEEEQDEDEDEDEEKEAEKSEDEIEAEEAQEFNPDEADDDEKKQEEEAERDENSYKGEEDDEGKDTNSDNEEEAEEEGGVNEKEEKEEEEDEEEEEGEEEEEEEGEEEEEGEEEGEKEDNDLSSIPTDKVDFDLLEKQAKLVNESGLLNSESFKTMSNNQKIYAILEVINSSETTAMPYVGIPDKFNNKYVNSYNNENEGGNHFSSNNHNKSTQHRDNDEEEPKSEEVLAAEARRLAPRPVMSGPFSTEEEARYEEYLRGENRVTEIQYFPPKSRLFIGNLPLKNVTKEDLFRIFSPYGHILQINIKNAFGFIQYDNAQSVTDAILCESREYNFGKKLILEVSSSAARPQFDHGDHGTNSSSTYISSTKRNFNRMSGGMEDGGTNSIPNEMDSFDGGNNKRLKKNGPVPQCQVYVKRTADRTFANEVFNRLRYSTGLNVDMVFLKPRMELRKMINDDAYKGVWGAVLVNKTNNVDVQTFYKGVQGEIKFDEYISVSVDNAISIFTDLKMKKEGMANTSGGYGNGSVPGGMGLSPSLAPGQQFYGGAPPVVPNVGGVSGYMGSPPPQRVPQPGYMYNNAGAPTPATGGMYPQQAYPSSNVGFLPQQQHQPPLNSPNPAAAVQQQLLSTLQNLPPNVLSGLLSAAQQQQPLQQNASNPSRKQQIVSLLQNQQPMQQNADNLSEQQQLMNLLQQQQQQQQQQQTQQSSYSGVPVSSYQQHPQQYPTQQQQQHPSMSPPNAPTEQQPPQQAASNVQSLLDSLAKLQK; from the coding sequence ATGAGTGCTGAAGAACAAGAAGTTTCAAATACTAATAGCGATAGCATTGATAATAGTAACGTCGATGAACAAAGTGGTGAAGGCGAAGAAGAAGATCAACAAATTGATTATTCTGTTTCAGAGCAGgaagataatgatgatgatgacgcTCAGGAACTAGatcaagaaaaagaggacgaattagaaagagaaagagatgcggaagaagaagaacaagatgaagatgaagatgaagatgaagaaaaagaagccGAAAAGAGTGAAGATGAAATAGAAGCTGAAGAAGCTCAAGAATTTAACCCAGACGAGgctgatgatgatgagAAGAAACAGGAGGAGGAAGCTGAAAGAGATGAGAACAGTTATAAGGGggaagaagatgatgaggGAAAAGATACGAATAGTgataatgaagaagaagcagAAGAAGAGGGTGGCGTTAAtgagaaagaagaaaaagaggaggaggaggatgaagaagaggaagaaggagaagaggaagaggaagaggaaggagaagaggaagaggaaggaGAAGAGGaaggagaaaaagaagataatGATTTAAGTTCTATTCCTACTGACAAAGTAGATTTTGACTTGCTAGAAAAACAAGCTAAGTTAGTCAATGAAAGTGGGTTGTTAAACAGTGaatcatttaaaacaatgtctaataatcaaaaaatttacgCTATTTTAGAAGTTATCAACTCAAGCGAAACCACTGCTATGCCATACGTTGGTATTCCGGAtaaattcaataataaatatgttAATTCCTACaacaatgaaaatgaaggtggcaatcatttttcttccaataatcataataaatCTACGCAACATCGGgataatgatgaagaagaaccTAAATCCGAAGAGGTTCTAGCAGCAGAAGCCAGAAGATTAGCGCCACGTCCAGTTATGTCTGGCCCATTTTCAACTGAGGAAGAAGCCCGCTATGAAGAATATTTGCGTGGCGAAAATAGAGTTACTGaaattcaatattttcctCCTAAATCTAGATTATTTATTGGTAATTTACCTTTGAAGAATGTGACCAAGGAAGATTTGTTCAGAATATTTTCCCCATACGGACATATTTTACAAATCAATATCAAAAACGCATTTGGTTTTATTCAATATGATAATGCCCAATCTGTTACTGATGCCATTCTGTGCGAATCCAGGGAATATAATTTTGGCAAAAAGTTGATTTTAGAGGTTAGTAGTTCTGCTGCTAGACCTCAATTCGATCACGGGGACCATGGTACCAACAGCAGCTCCACTTATATTTCATCTACAAAGAGAAATTTCAATAGGATGTCTGGTGGGATGGAAGATGGTGGTACCAACTCTATTCCTAATGAAATGGATTCCTTCGATGGTGGtaacaacaaaagattAAAGAAGAATGGTCCTGTTCCTCAATGTCAGGTCTATGTCAAAAGAACTGCAGATCGTACTTTTGCTAATGAAGTTTTTAATAGGTTAAGATATAGTACTGGTTTGAATGTTGATatggtatttttaaaaccacGCATGgaattaagaaaaatgatTAATGATGATGCTTATAAAGGAGTTTGGGGTGCAGTTTTAGTAAACAAGACAAATAATGTAGACGTGCAAACTTTTTATAAGGGCGTGCAAGGGGAAATCAAATTCGATGAGTATATCAGTGTTTCCGTTGATAATGCGATTTCTATATTTACtgatttgaaaatgaaaaaggaaGGCATGGCCAATACATCTGGTGGGTATGGTAATGGTAGTGTACCAGGTGGCATGGGCTTATCTCCTTCTTTAGCTCCAGGCCAACAATTTTATGGAGGCGCACCACCAGTGGTTCCAAATGTTGGGGGTGTTTCTGGATATATGGGTAGTCCTCCGCCTCAAAGGGTTCCTCAGCCAGGTTATATGTATAATAATGCTGGTGCACCCACCCCCGCTACTGGCGGTATGTACCCTCAACAGGCTTACCCTAGTTCCAATGTGGGGTTCCTGCCTCAACAGCAACATCAACCACCGCTTAACAGCCCCAATCCTGCTGCTGCTGTCCAACAACAATTGTTATCTACTCTACAAAATTTGCCTCCAAATGTTTTATCTGGATTATTATCTGCTGCccaacaacagcaaccgTTGCAACAGAATGCAAGCAATCCATCTCGTAAACAACAAATAGTGAGTTTATTACAAAACCAGCAGCCAATGCAACAAAATGCAGATAATTTATCTGAGCAGCAACAATTAATGAACTTATTgcaacagcagcagcagcagcaacaacaacaacaaacgCAACAGTCTTCGTATAGTGGTGTGCCGGTTAGTAGTTATCAACAACATCCACAACAATACCCTacacaacagcaacagcaacaccCATCTATGTCACCACCAAATGCTCCAACGGAGCAACAACCACCGCAACAAGCTGCTAGTAATGTTCAGAGTTTGTTAGATTCCTTGGctaaattacaaaaataa
- a CDS encoding uncharacterized protein (similar to Saccharomyces cerevisiae YOR389W | putative protein of unknown function), whose protein sequence is MIRGVGLFLIGGFLACNAIYFLYFFAIDDPNVNYQLNTATQKQEAESKNNLNYQNYRDFVREIDVYNASAIFNSVNSALKQKDSDIFPAGVSYFPAVIPEGTILYHAGAGIPDGFEWLAMDMEFSMNFGSRGRKTRGSKSLNRFGNWGPGGPKHGPNFKKRDNEDESTDNTEDTENNHNYCDDNDGNNNGFHGPNNRISSLMSFRVKRDLNKMLYLDGASASKSKDTGEMDTQKILSDEIVKRLNLTDESDEDGEDGNEKKKYVMDERLYAQNICKWGEQFGLHGYIRVEMGFEVVLCDFSNLEMISNVSMKFSDDILDLPPNQDITFKNGWPINCNDGTLMDDLLTPEQKTILELENFREDKLVKLGLIEGWEQARIAGISHNWGDKRIGIDYRYLITGINRTWLDPNAYKRRLAFAGNETLVEIVDDLEHILKNFQFNQYRSNNWQLKTEQVVDKFAPIILSLEHLLNSSALNFQDKVLNITMYTLPFVKRYWHKVEDDYHSNGINFGVWEYSYPLLSLQTDSDYLIWSSFVNILDSIFDTIYNVFDNVSPLATECLTNGYIDETKEEAVLKPLLEQIHQLKSILNWVQFGYKCARACEWDEICYTPSWGPGPMGRALPSDYNSTGMIGFINDDENKLLVIDSNEQCIKVTDLLQGRG, encoded by the coding sequence atgATTAGAGGTGTAGGTCTGTTTCTAATAGGCGGCTTTCTGGCTTGCAATGCTATTTATTTCCTATACTTTTTTGCTATAGATGACCCAAATGTAAATTATCAGCTTAACACAGCTACTCAAAAACAAGAAGCAGAAAGTAAAAACAACTTGAACTATCAGAATTATAGAGATTTTGTCAGAGAAATAGATGTATATAATGCTAGTGCTATATTCAATTCAGTCAATTCAGCGTTGAAACAAAAGGATTCAGATATTTTCCCCGCTGGTGTTTCATATTTTCCTGCAGTTATCCCTGAGGGAACGATACTATATCATGCAGGTGCCGGTATTCCTGATGGATTTGAATGGTTAGCTATGGATATGGAATTTAGTATGAATTTTGGCAGTAGGGGACGAAAAACCAGAGGttcaaaatctttaaaTAGATTTGGAAATTGGGGACCAGGCGGACCCAAACATGGTCCTAATTTCAAAAAGCGtgataatgaagatgaatCAACAGATAACACAGAAGATACAGAGAACAATCATAATTATTGTGACGACAATGATGGAAATAACAACGGCTTTCATGGGCCCAATAATCGTATTTCTTCACTTATGAGTTTTAGAGTCAAGAGAGATTTGAATAAAATGCTTTATTTGGATGGTGCCTCGGCTTCTAAATCGAAAGATACTGGTGAAATGGACactcaaaaaattttgtcCGATGAGATAGTAAAAAGATTGAATCTAACTGACGAAAGTGATGAGGATGGGGAGGATGGAAAcgagaagaaaaaatatgtcATGGATGAAAGATTATATGCTCAAAATATATGCAAATGGGGTGAACAGTTCGGTCTTCATGGTTATATTAGAGTGGAGATGGGATTTGAGGTGGTATTATGTGACTTCAGCAACCTAGAAATGATATCTAATGTTTCGATGAAGTTTTCGGACGATATTTTAGATTTGCCCCCAAATCAGGATATTACCTTTAAAAATGGCTGGCCAATAAATTGTAACGATGGTACTTTAATGGATGATTTACTAACACCCGAGCAAAAAACCATTTtagaattggaaaattttaGAGAGGACAAGTTAGTTAAATTAGGTCTCATTGAAGGGTGGGAACAGGCCAGAATTGCTGGTATAAGTCATAACTGGGGCGACAAACGAATTGGAATTGATTATAGGTATCTGATTACTGGTATCAACAGAACTTGGTTGGACCCTAATGCTTATAAAAGAAGACTTGCATTTGCAGGAAACGAAACTTTGGTTGAGATCGTAGACGATTTAGAACACATTCTAAAAAACTTTCAATTTAATCAGTATAGAAGCAATAACTGGCAACTCAAAACGGAACAAGTCGTTGATAAGTTTGCACCTATTATATTATCTCTGGAACACTTACTTAATTCCTCTGCACTAAATTTCCAAGATAAAGTCTTAAATATTACAATGTACACATTGCCTTTCGTTAAAAGATACTGGCACAAGGTTGAAGATGATTATCACAGCAATGGTATAAATTTTGGGGTATGGGAGTACTCTTATCCTTTACTAAGTTTGCAAACAGACTCAGATTATCTAATCTGGTCAtcttttgttaatattttagatTCAATTTTTGACACCATATACAATGTTTTTGACAACGTTTCACCCTTGGCAACAGAGTGCTTAACAAACGGTTATATTGATGAAACAAAAGAGGAAGCTGTTTTGAAACCCCTGTTAGAACAAATACACCAATTAAAGAGTATTTTAAATTGGGTTCAATTTGGTTATAAATGTGCTAGGGCCTGTGAATGGGATGAAATTTGTTATACTCCTTCTTGGGGTCCTGGTCCTATGGGGCGGGCTCTCCCAAGTGATTACAACAGTACTGGTATGATTGGCTTTATTAAcgatgatgaaaataaactaCTAGTTATTGATTCTAATGAGCAATGTATTAAAGTTACCGATTTACTACAGGGACGTGGCTGA
- a CDS encoding MINDY family deubiquitinase (similar to Saccharomyces cerevisiae YGL082W | putative protein of unknown function (paralog of YPL191C | MIY1)) codes for MSSNYNNFHEEVYNQQNGNTYENIYGQDLNQQDNNAYNNFNNQDYNQQNYNNYDNNVASEGHIFDDNNGYTTNNNINNNYGSARQATSSYVPDTSIFYETPVQPTQQQIQNTNNKYYDNNINGSQNQSVIYSNNVRLNSDNNDHNNATDVYVQAPEAYNTNNGIVNKTGQQKQNGNAPQFANVANIYFQTKVISFAGFAHRILLQNENGPCALIALTNILLLSPSHRKVAFTLLDYVNKHDIISLQALVTVLANIAVNAAPQNDDITELLNLLPQLHSGLSVDPCFNGSFENSKELAIFRLFNIPILHGWCVDYQKNQQQAFSVGNYSYERAQKMLVEAYEVRNGQIQVSDNNKQQIFQIEADLKSFLARSATQLTDYGINHIKEVLLEGSFAIFFRNDHFSTIHKHDGILYTLITDLGYKDKTQVIWQSLTSVNGGEDEFYNTNYLPVVGPDAEKSNNFNQQTMNNNDGISGSTEQLMTDEELARILQEQEDERYAQAVKNSYRSSANSRGRDDQRQTQNNFQNGMKKDKNSGDADDAIYGMPVANSNNKKQNSSTKLKKKLKFWKK; via the coding sequence ATGTCTtctaattataataatttccaCGAAGAAGTTTATAATCAACAAAATGGTAATActtatgaaaatatttacgGTCAAGACCTTAATCAACAAGACAATAATGCCTATAACAATTTCAATAACCAAGATTATAATCAACAGAACTACAATAATTATGATAACAATGTAGCATCAGAAGGACATATTTtcgatgataataatggatATACTAcgaataacaatattaataataattatggATCTGCTAGGCAAGCAACAAGTAGTTACGTTCCAGACACCAGTATATTTTATGAGACTCCAGTACAACCTACCCAGCAACAGATacaaaatactaataacaaatattatgacaataatatcaaCGGTTCTCAAAATCAAAGCGTTATTTATAGTAACAATGTCAGACTGAATAGCGATAATAATGATCACAACAATGCTACTGATGTTTATGTTCAAGCTCCTGAGGCttataataccaataatggtattgttaataaaacAGGTCAACAGAAACAAAACGGCAATGCCCCTCAATTTGCAAACGTGGccaatatttattttcagaCAAAAGTTATTTCCTTTGCAGGATTTGCGCATAGAATTCTTCtacaaaatgaaaatggtCCCTGTGCTTTAATTGCATTAACcaatatattattgttgtcaCCGTCTCATAGAAAAGTTGCGTTTACTTTACTTGACTATGTTAACAAACACGATATTATCTCTTTACAAGCTTTAGTGACTGTATTAGCCAACATTGCAGTCAATGCTGCTCCCCAGAATGACGATATTACAGAATTATTAAACCTTTTGCCGCAGTTACATTCAGGATTAAGTGTAGATCCATGTTTTAATGGTTCTTTCGAAAATAGTAAAGAATTGGCTATTTTTAGATTATTCAACATTCCAATTTTGCATGGCTGGTGTGTGGATTATCAAAAGAATCAACAACAAGCTTTTAGTGTGGGCAACTATTCCTATGAAAGAGCACAGAAGATGTTAGTTGAGGCTTATGAAGTAAGAAATGGACAAATTCAAGTgtctgataataataaacaacagATCTTTCAAATTGAAGCTgatttaaaatcttttttagcAAGAAGTGCTACACAATTGACAGATTATGGtataaatcatataaaaGAGGTTTTACTTGAAGGTTCATTTGCCATTTTTTTCAGAAATGACCATTTTTCTACTATTCATAAGCATGATGGTATTCTATATACTTTGATTACTGATTTGGGTTACAAAGATAAGACACAGGTTATCTGGCAATCTCTAACTAGCGTTAACGGGGGGGAAGATGAATTTTATAACACCAATTATTTACCTGTTGTAGGCCCAGATGCTGAGAAatcaaacaattttaaCCAGCAAACcatgaataataatgatggtaTTTCTGGTTCAACTGAGCAACTGATGACTGATGAAGAACTAGCTAGAATCTTACAAGAACAAGAGGATGAGAGGTATGCTCAGGCTGTTAAAAATAGTTATAGGAGTTCGGCAAATAGTCGTGGAAGAGATGACCAAAGACAGACGCAAAATAACTTTCAGAATGGGATGAAGAAGGATAAAAATTCTGGTGATGCTGATGATGCTATATATGGTATGCCTGTTgcaaatagtaataataaaaaacaaaatagcAGTACtaaattgaagaaaaagttaaaattttggaaaaagtAA
- a CDS encoding uncharacterized protein (similar to Saccharomyces cerevisiae YNL304W | YPT11 | Yeast Protein Two), translating into MYPSNISNFEKSYKLRIKLDRTNNYTYTQTICNFGPWFQKYKAKGTTGSEHVSNFISHPNITYTLNVKKLASEYKQQELSTNFDPTEFRIYIETNEYGGFYSIINHKMFSDNNNNNNNNTGKYGTNTERRNKISIDDKFVDLLNGENIGLIPFKFISPQGGYILVDVATNGFEMYISLTPVSISNDIYDLHIFLHRGISSPFIFPDQMPSKWRFLVFFLFVFLLFLVLNNSRWS; encoded by the coding sequence ATGTATCCTTCCAATATatcaaattttgaaaaatcatACAAGCTAAGGATCAAATTGGATCGTACGAATAATTACACGTACACTCAAACTATTTGTAACTTTGGACCTTGGTTTCAGAAATATAAAGCAAAAGGTACCACAGGTTCTGAACATGTTTCTAATTTCATTTCTCATCCAAACATAACATACACCTTAAACGTGAAAAAACTAGCAAGTGAATATAAACAACAGGAACTTTCAACAAATTTTGATCCAACTGAATTTAGAATATACATTGAGACTAACGAATATGGTGGGTTTTATAGCATTATTAATCACAAAATGTTctctgataataataataataataataataatactggaAAATATGGAACTAATacagaaagaagaaataaaattagcATTGATGATAAGTTTGTAGATTTGCTAAACGGAGAAAATATTGGATTAATCCCAttcaaatttatttctCCTCAAGGGGGGTATATATTGGTTGATGTTGCAACTAATGGTTTTGAAATGTACATTTCATTAACACCAGTTTCAATTAGTAATGACATTTACGAtttacatatttttttgcataGGGGTATTTCATCGCCATTCATATTCCCAGATCAAATGCCTTCAAAGTGGAGATTCTTggtttttttcctttttgtttttttattgtttttagtgCTTAATAACAGTAGATGGAGCtag
- the RSA1 gene encoding Rsa1p (similar to Saccharomyces cerevisiae YPL193W | RSA1 | RiboSome Assembly) has product MSNEISNNLSDENITNQQNQEQHGQQPNMYIPYAHQHYPFVYGNNQYINQPLQPQVHNNNTPINYNSNNNIYYQQISQQQTYPLYYASQQSFIQPLPGNFTNSLPQQLNTTPMIEPTNKGQNLTINGYDGTKTLPTKTNHTTSITMPVSESLVDRINSYNNAVTSQVNNNDGTIMTTYKLKQNTIRKNNPNKVNKNTVKRDTHKNPLKKINKNKHLEQIVSNNSKDTQSNVHGSTNKKEYVKGEESLYLKEIINNDTEGTNVTNKTANPIVIPGTKITLSSEKEILQWREERKKMWLLKISNKKDEHAKTLGIDLIKDQDKLNNNKNIFREARKDKEFIEKITNQVRRYNPKPNLTLSILQKEQKLENLKILNFIKELGDAGYLDHELTQMERNKLFPKHNRYVNKSTHRYNNTEGNPKGSTYINKHHYNNKGNRNDNEP; this is encoded by the coding sequence ATGTCTAATGAAATAAGTAATAACTTATctgatgaaaatattaccaaTCAGCAAAATCAAGAACAACACGGCCAGCAACCAAATATGTATATCCCATATGCTCATCAACATTATCCTTTTGTATATGGAAATAATCAATACATAAATCAACCACTACAACCGCAAgtacataataataatacaccCATCAATTATAActcaaataataacatttacTATCAACAAATATCGCAACAACAAACTTATCCCTTATATTATGCGTCTCAACAAAGTTTTATCCAACCGTTACCTGGTAATTTCACAAACTCATTACCACAACAACTAAATACAACCCCCATGATCGAACCAACCAATAAAGGCCAAAATTTAACTATTAATGGCTACGATGGTACTAAAACATTACCTACCAAAACAAATCACACAACTTCTATAACCATGCCTGTTTCAGAGTCACTAGTTGATAGAATAAATTCATACAATAATGCAGTAACAAGTCAagttaataacaatgatggTACTATCATGACAACTTACAAATTAAAGCAAAACACCATCAGAAAAAACAATCCCAATaaagttaataaaaataccgTTAAAAGAGATACTCACAAAAACcctttgaagaaaataaataaaaataaacatttaGAACAGATAGTatctaataatagtaaGGATACCCAGAGTAATGTACATGGCTCAACTAATAAGAAAGAATATGTTAAAGGTGAAGAATCACTTTACTTAAAAgaaatcattaataatgaCACTGAAGGCACTAATGTTACTAATAAGACTGCAAATCCAATTGTTATACCTGGTACAAAAATTACTTTAAGTtctgaaaaagaaattttacaatggagagaagaaagaaaaaagatgtggttattaaaaatatcaaataagaAGGACGAACATGCTAAAACTTTGGGTATTGACTTAATCAAAGATCAGGATAAATtgaataacaataaaaacatcTTTAGAGAAGCTCGCAAAGATAAAGAatttatagaaaaaataacaaatcaGGTTCGAAGATATAATCCCAAGCCAAACTTGACCCTAAGTATTTTACAAAAGGAACAAAAGttggaaaatttgaaaattttaaattttatcaaaGAATTAGGTGATGCTGGGTATTTGGATCATGAGTTAACGCAAAtggaaagaaataaattgttTCCTAAACACAATAGATATGTTAATAAGTCTACCCACCGCTATAACAACACAGAAGGAAATCCAAAAGGTTCTACTTACATAAATAAGCATcattataacaataaaggTAATAGAAATGATAATGAACCATAA
- the MPC1 gene encoding pyruvate transporter MPC1 (similar to Saccharomyces cerevisiae YGL080W | MPC1 | Mitochondrial Pyruvate Carrier) codes for MSQQVQRAATQSLISKYINKETLKYVFTTHFWGPVSNFGIPIAAVLDLKKDPDLISGPMTGALVVYSAVFMRYALAVTPKNFLLFGCHLTNEIAQLGQGFRFLKYHNFGNSNNNSKEVETSSNTSTTN; via the coding sequence ATGTCCCAACAAGTTCAACGTGCCGCTACTCAATCCCTAATTTCTAAGTACATTAATAAAGAAACCCTAAAATATGTTTTCACCACACATTTCTGGGGTCCGGTATCTAATTTTGGTATCCCAATTGCAGCTGttttagatttaaaaaaagatccTGATTTGATTTCAGGCCCAATGACAGGTGCACTAGTTGTATATTCTGCAGTTTTTATGAGGTATGCCTTGGCTGTTACGCCTAAGaactttttgttgtttggtTGTCATTTGACGAATGAAATAGCCCAATTGGGTCAAGGCTTTaggtttttaaaatatcataattttggaaatagcaataataatagcaaagAAGTTGAAACCAGTTCTAATACTAGTACTACCAACTAA